In one window of Silvanigrella paludirubra DNA:
- a CDS encoding low molecular weight protein-tyrosine-phosphatase: MNKINSVLLVCIGNICRSPYAETKLKEMIKNSNLENFNISSAGINAMIGESATLNSIKVAKENNLDLSAHIAKQLTIYHVKQYELILVMEEEQKKWIEKKFPFSFGKVHLIGKWNNEIIYDPYQKPYPAFVEMAKKIDLCLLDWLEKFK; encoded by the coding sequence ATGAATAAAATAAATTCAGTTTTATTAGTTTGTATTGGTAATATTTGCAGAAGTCCTTATGCTGAAACAAAGCTTAAAGAGATGATTAAGAACTCTAATTTAGAGAATTTTAATATTTCTTCTGCAGGCATAAATGCAATGATTGGTGAATCTGCGACTTTAAATTCAATTAAGGTAGCTAAAGAAAATAACTTAGACCTTTCAGCTCATATTGCAAAGCAATTAACTATATATCATGTAAAGCAATATGAATTAATTCTTGTTATGGAAGAAGAGCAAAAAAAATGGATAGAGAAAAAGTTTCCATTTTCATTTGGTAAAGTTCACTTAATTGGGAAATGGAATAATGAAATTATTTATGATCCATATCAAAAACCCTATCCTGCATTTGTAGAAATGGCTAAAAAAATAGATTTATGTTTACTTGATTGGTTAGAAAAATTTAAATAA
- a CDS encoding polysaccharide biosynthesis/export family protein: MEFLRNFRVSVILKLNLVLTSGCVFAPGMHVEDPIEQVSKNGDIVTPKIQQINARFIKDKLTKDNEQKIILKNNYLAPNGFTQDSNGYTYRIGSQDVISIVVWDHPNLTNPTLNDGVSSSKSMPSNISSSLGISVDQNGNIFYPYIGEIKVAGLSIPELRVLITKKLSIFLKNPQINVTVNEFNSQKVAVVGAVTTPRVIPITNTPLTILNAITLTGGPIRCGVNQNNNVVETECSDLTAVTIKRGNVSVLVDLTTLESPKGTSENWILKDGDVVTVPSNIKTQVFVLGAVNAPGAYNINNGKLALLDVIGNSKGFSNQSSPEYTYIIRNFYNEPEIYAINLRSPDSLLLAGQFYLKPKDIVYASKSKLVQFNEVMSLVTPSMNTINQGVSTAVGIKTLSN, encoded by the coding sequence ATGGAGTTTTTGAGAAATTTTAGAGTGTCGGTTATTTTAAAGCTAAATTTAGTTTTAACAAGTGGATGCGTTTTTGCTCCAGGAATGCATGTAGAAGATCCTATTGAACAAGTTTCTAAAAATGGGGATATCGTCACCCCAAAAATTCAGCAAATTAATGCTAGATTTATTAAAGATAAATTAACTAAAGATAATGAACAAAAAATAATTTTAAAAAATAATTACTTAGCTCCTAATGGATTTACTCAAGACTCTAATGGATATACATATAGAATTGGCTCTCAAGATGTTATTAGTATTGTTGTTTGGGATCATCCTAATTTAACCAATCCAACTCTAAATGATGGTGTCAGTTCTTCAAAATCAATGCCTTCAAATATTTCATCGTCTCTAGGAATTTCAGTAGATCAAAATGGAAATATTTTTTATCCTTATATAGGAGAAATAAAAGTAGCAGGATTATCTATTCCTGAGTTAAGAGTTTTAATTACTAAAAAACTATCCATCTTCTTAAAAAATCCACAAATTAATGTTACAGTAAACGAATTTAACAGTCAAAAAGTAGCTGTGGTAGGTGCTGTTACAACACCAAGAGTGATCCCAATAACAAATACTCCTTTAACCATTTTAAATGCAATTACTTTAACAGGAGGACCAATTCGTTGTGGAGTTAATCAAAATAATAATGTCGTTGAAACAGAATGTTCGGATTTAACTGCTGTAACAATTAAAAGAGGAAATGTAAGTGTTTTAGTGGATTTAACAACTTTAGAATCACCCAAAGGCACATCTGAAAATTGGATTTTAAAAGACGGTGATGTTGTAACAGTTCCAAGTAATATTAAAACACAGGTGTTTGTTCTTGGAGCAGTTAATGCACCAGGAGCTTATAATATAAATAATGGAAAACTTGCATTGTTAGATGTTATTGGAAACTCAAAAGGTTTTTCTAATCAATCATCCCCTGAATATACATATATTATTCGTAATTTTTATAATGAACCTGAAATTTATGCTATAAATCTTCGATCGCCAGACTCGCTTTTGTTAGCTGGGCAGTTTTATTTGAAACCAAAAGATATTGTATATGCTTCAAAATCTAAACTTGTTCAATTTAATGAAGTCATGAGTCTTGTAACACCATCAATGAATACAATTAATCAAGGTGTTAGTACTGCTGTCGGAATTAAAACATTAAGCAATTAA
- a CDS encoding polysaccharide biosynthesis tyrosine autokinase produces the protein MKNDEIISRNPKYKMELQYTDIKKLIIFVTEKKWKIIIISLLFGFSVLIFSFFKLPTFKTSLLLDLNSSKGSATLSNLVSKINPILPQEDSAYEEESAIIRSYAVLAPVIKELKLDIRADVKLFPIIGKLFYFNYKDEGLTNDGLAAPVMNLDQFAWGGEIININYFQVPDSMKGDNFTIVYLGENKFNLFDNNGNKLISGKMNEKLIHKVYKEEISINIKQIKARPGIKFNIKQLSMDNAIEDLLKNLNISSSGKKSDLISLSYQGTNPLNTAKILNAIAESAVIQDIYQKQEQAKRTLDFLRKHEPKVRMDLSNAETLLHEYRAKTGNVALDQETKITMDTIALLQGQISQLLIQKGQVEQKYTDQSLQIKDVNTTLDKLKQEKDKYEKKLKSLPNADQIALNLMRDVDIQNQIYVNLVEKIQQFELLKAGTVGDLSIISYAFKPLKPSEVSKVLLFFISVVLAGISSIAVILIRKFFFSGIQDPHLIEEKFNITCLASLNTSILQKQQIFNLSKNKIKNLKFLTEMDSFDLTLESLRSLRTNLGYQNQFSNNKVVVFLSPKPNAGKTFISANFANVLAEAGKKVLLIDGDLRRGTLLNYFDSKSSPRGLSDLLIHNLNINDLILKTRIKNLDFLPRGNYFDKITSLIESSNIEQVMKEISPSYDYIVIDTPPILSISDAFHFCKYKAFSIIIFGNESHDEKEILVSLKKFNMSCEELNGFIFNNVSERLSDCSNRYSYKYLSND, from the coding sequence ATGAAAAATGATGAAATTATCTCTCGAAATCCAAAATATAAAATGGAACTACAATATACCGACATAAAGAAATTAATAATATTTGTTACAGAAAAGAAATGGAAGATTATTATTATATCTTTGCTTTTTGGTTTTTCTGTTTTAATTTTTAGTTTTTTTAAACTACCTACATTCAAAACATCTTTATTATTAGATTTAAATTCAAGTAAGGGTTCTGCTACACTGTCGAATTTAGTAAGTAAAATCAATCCAATTTTACCGCAAGAAGACTCTGCTTATGAAGAAGAGTCAGCTATTATTAGATCATATGCTGTTCTTGCTCCAGTCATAAAAGAGCTAAAGTTAGATATTAGAGCAGATGTTAAGCTTTTTCCTATAATTGGAAAATTATTTTATTTTAATTATAAAGATGAAGGATTAACTAATGATGGGTTAGCAGCACCTGTCATGAATTTAGATCAATTTGCTTGGGGTGGAGAAATTATAAATATCAATTATTTTCAAGTTCCTGATAGCATGAAGGGTGATAATTTTACTATTGTTTACTTAGGTGAAAATAAATTTAATTTATTTGATAATAATGGGAATAAATTAATATCTGGTAAAATGAACGAAAAATTAATTCATAAGGTTTATAAAGAAGAAATTTCAATTAATATTAAACAAATTAAGGCAAGACCAGGAATTAAATTTAATATAAAACAATTATCAATGGATAATGCAATTGAAGATTTGTTAAAAAATTTAAATATTTCAAGTTCTGGAAAAAAATCAGATTTAATTTCTTTATCATATCAAGGAACAAATCCTCTAAATACAGCGAAAATACTAAATGCAATTGCTGAATCAGCCGTTATTCAGGATATTTATCAAAAGCAGGAGCAAGCAAAAAGAACTCTTGATTTTTTAAGAAAGCATGAGCCAAAAGTTCGAATGGATTTATCTAATGCAGAAACGTTACTTCACGAGTATAGGGCAAAAACGGGTAACGTTGCTCTTGATCAAGAAACTAAGATTACAATGGATACAATTGCTCTTTTACAGGGTCAGATTTCGCAATTATTAATACAAAAAGGGCAAGTAGAACAAAAATATACAGACCAAAGTTTACAAATTAAAGATGTGAATACAACTTTAGATAAATTGAAGCAAGAAAAAGATAAATATGAAAAAAAATTGAAATCTCTTCCAAATGCAGATCAAATTGCATTGAATTTAATGAGAGATGTTGATATTCAAAATCAAATTTATGTAAATCTTGTTGAAAAAATTCAACAGTTTGAGCTTTTAAAAGCAGGTACAGTTGGTGATTTATCTATTATAAGTTATGCTTTTAAACCATTAAAGCCATCAGAAGTTTCAAAAGTACTATTATTTTTTATTTCAGTTGTATTAGCTGGAATATCTTCTATAGCAGTTATTTTAATTCGAAAATTCTTTTTTTCGGGTATTCAAGACCCACATTTAATCGAAGAAAAATTCAATATAACATGTCTTGCTTCTTTAAATACAAGTATTTTACAGAAACAACAAATTTTTAATTTAAGTAAAAATAAAATTAAAAATCTTAAGTTCTTAACTGAGATGGATTCATTTGATTTAACTCTTGAAAGTTTAAGAAGTTTAAGAACAAATTTAGGATATCAAAACCAATTTTCAAATAATAAAGTAGTTGTTTTTTTAAGCCCTAAACCTAATGCAGGGAAAACTTTTATTTCAGCAAATTTTGCAAATGTATTAGCAGAAGCTGGGAAAAAAGTTTTATTAATAGATGGAGATTTAAGAAGAGGAACTTTACTAAACTATTTTGACTCTAAAAGTTCTCCGAGAGGGTTATCTGATTTATTAATTCATAATTTAAATATTAATGATTTAATTTTGAAAACTAGAATTAAAAATTTAGATTTTTTGCCTCGAGGTAATTATTTTGATAAAATTACATCTCTTATTGAATCTTCAAATATAGAACAAGTAATGAAAGAAATTTCCCCTTCTTATGATTATATTGTTATAGATACACCACCAATATTATCCATTTCTGATGCTTTTCATTTTTGCAAATATAAAGCGTTTTCAATTATTATTTTTGGA